agttaatatatacatatatccgaggttttttttctccaaattaTAAACTATAAGTCTAAGAGTATAtctaaaaacttcaaattttgaaccaaatttaggtatttatttttgaaatttttttaaatatttttttaactattagaCTTGGGCCATGTTTGACAGTTCCAATAGGACATGCTATTAGACGGTTATGTATCTAAAATACAGGTCATGTATCTAAAATGCAGTATCTAAAAATGCAGtttttgtaaaaaagaaaaatttactcTGCTTTAGTTATATccattttaaatctaaataatttttttggtaaagtCTTTGGCtcacatatatttgtatatatatattatatatgcgtATATAATTGCGGGTCCGAGAAAATAATCCGTCTATAGGCAAATAAAATGTAGTAAAAAATGCAAATCATTTTGAATTGGGTCTCATCGTGATTTCAATAAAGTCTGGACTTACTTTTGTAAATACTTTTCAAAATCATTTTAACTTGGGTCTCATCGTGATTTCAATAAAGCTtagagtcacttttgcaaatacttttcaaaagagataaataagTGAAACTTGGAGATCGAGCGAGCGCcggagaatattttttttcgaACTAACAGTCGCGGCAAGGTGAGAACGAAGCAGATCTCTCGCCGGAAAACATCCACAGCGTTTCGAATCAATGGTGAAGGCACTGCAAGGCGCGGCTCAGAATCTGCCGGCGGATGTGAACCAATTGATCGATCAGTTGGAGCGTCACTGCTTGGCTCCCGACGGATCTCTTGTTACCAAATCAGCCTACTACGATCTCCAACtcgtaatctctctctctctcatttcttaCGAGTATTAAGGTTCAGATTTGTGTCCTGAATCATTTAATTATAAGCTTTTGTTATCTGACATTGCAGGCGAGAGAGGAGATGTCTCGGGAGAGACTGCGTTATTTAGAAGCTATGGTAACATCTCATTCTCTTAGTCCGAATTAGGGTTCGGTATTTTGTAATTCATGTCgggttagagcatgattaactccGGTCTGTAAGGGGTTCTTAACTCACAAtttgacatttaaaaaaaaaaattgcggCTAAAAATTAGAGACTGTTCTTagtttttattagttaaaatctaaaaaaaaataagaatctcTTAGCCGAAACTAAGAACTCCGATTAAAGAGACGGGGTTAATCATCGTCTTAGGTCTGAGcccggttttttcggtttttaatCGGGTCGAGTGGAGTTTTGGAACCATATAGATATCCATAGAATATTGGTTCGGTTTCAGACCAGTTCTACTCAGTTTAGATCATTCTTTTATTGGGTTCGGATTTACTCGGGTCGGTTCTTATCGTGTCCGGGTCTTTCAGGTAAAATAGTTCTGGACCCATTTATGTACCTAGATTTTGGATTGGTTTAGGTTCAGTTTTTTTTGGGGTAGATTTCGGTTTAGAttttcgggtccgggtaaaATGCTACCCATTACCTTTGGATAACTACACTGATCAGCAGTGACAGTTTTTAATGGGGTGCGTTTTACAAATTGGTAGGCTATATATTGTGAAGCTGCAGCTATGGTAGAAGAGTATCAGCAAGCTCTTTCAGTTGCTAACCATGGAGGTTCTCGGGATGTTCAGGGTCTTTACCCTCAACTTGGCTTGAAGAATTCTCCTCAGGTCTCTAATCTAaacaatgtatttttttttcttttttctttctggaGTCTAATTTTGTGTGATTTATGAGCAaaaactttgtttttattttcaggtTTATGAGACTCTAGAGCATAGGTTGGTGGTTGCTGAGGCAGCTCAGAAGCTGAGGCTACCTCTTATTTCAGATGATGGTGAAATTCATGAGGAAGAGATCGAAAAGTGGAGTATGCTATCGAGAAGCTCTCTTGATAGTGCAAGCACGAGTTTTACAATCAGCTCCGCTTCTAACTCGGTGAACTATCCGAATAGCTCTGCAAACAGCGTTGCTTTTGGTGCTGCTGATACTGATGGAGTTGGTGGTGTGCCGAATCGCTTTCTTGGAATAACACCTGCGTATCTATCATATGTCCAGCTCCAAAATACTATGTCCATGGTACTGTGAGATCATATTGTGTGTCTCGTATTGGAATCTTCATAACTATACTGTGCCTTCATCTGTTTTGTGCACCAATTCTTATGTTCTTATGGAAGATTAATATTGTTTCTTCTTATTAACCTTTGCTTAGGATATGGCTGACTACCAAATGTTTCTTGCTCGTGAAATAGAAGGTAGATTGAAGGACAAGTGTGATAAGTTAGCTGATGCTATTGTTGATGACACTGGTAAGATCTTCATTACCAGCATACTCTTGAGGGCAAGGTCTCTTGTTCCTTACTGAATGTACTGGCCTGGTGCGATACTTGGCCCTTCATGTTAAGTTGCATTGCACCTAATGACCAGATTTTCCTGATTGTCCACATTAATGACAGATTCATCTACTGGAAATCAAAATTCAAGTGCTAGACTCCCAGAAAGGTTAGCTTTACCCCTGAGGTTTAACTATGGCTAGAAACATTTAGaagaaaaacttgttttcctTATATctgttatgaacttatgagtATTATGAAGACTGTTAGCTACTCCTCTGTCTAGGGATGTATATCTACGTAATATGTCATACAAGTATACATAAGGTAGTTCTGATCCAAGAAATATGAACCGTTCGTAAGATATTATATTCATAGAGAAACAATCTTGTTAGTGATTCGTATTCTGTTTCTCTATAAAGTTTTATCAGAAAGTCTTGACGGATAGGATGAGTTTGTCACGCTTACCCATCCTCCGATTCTCTCTAGCAAGCATCAGTGATCATGTTTTCTTGCATTTCCAGGGTTAAGTTTATAATTGAGGAGATTGAAAGAGAAGAAGCAGCTCTACGAGAGGACCTCTACTCTGCTGATAGGAAATTTGCAGAGTATTACAATGTAGGTGAAAAGGAATATGATAATGCATTATGCAAAACTCATTACCTGGCTGTTTTATGATATATTCTACATATAAATTAGAAAAGTTaagtttctatatttatatcAATGCTACTCCCTAGTGCTAGTAAGTTCTGAtgaatctttgtttttattctgAACAAGGTCCTGGAACAAATACTCGGGGTGCTTATAAAGCTTGTGAAGGATCTGAAGTTAGAACACCAACACAAATATGTAAGCAGTTTCATTGTTCTGCAACTGATTCAATTGCTGCACTGTTCTCGTTTTccttaaattatatatattgttacaGGATGAGATGCAGAAGACTTGGTTGTGTAAAAGGTGTGAGACTATGAACGCAAAACTAAGGTATTACCCTCATCCATCACTGTTAAAGATCAATATTTGCGGCTATTGCAGTAACTAATGTCttgctttttttctttgtttgaagGGTTTTAGAACATATTCTCTTACTTGAGACATACACCCCTGAATCTATACCAGCTTTGCACAGCATCAGGTGGGAATCAAAAATTTCCAGAAGTGTATTTCATACCATGAACTCATGTAACCGGCTCACATCTCTGATTTTGTCGTATCTTTTACAGGAATTATCTAGTCGAGGCTACAGAAGAAGCTTCAGCTGCATACAACAAAGCGGTTTGTGTCTTATCTTCTCTTTCATTGCTTAGCTTTAAGCCTTCTTATCCCATCCAATAAACTAACCAAAGCCTGCAAAATGATCAGGTTACACGGCTGAGAGAATATCAAGGAGTAGATCCGCATTTTGATACAATTGCGAGACAATACCATGACATTGTTAAGGTAtgttattacaaaataaacgAGGATACTATTTATTACTTCACTAATCCTGTGTGGGAATGCAATAACATAATGATAATGAGAACTTGTTGCTGCTGCAGAAACTGGAAAACATGCAATGGACAATCCATCAAGTAGAAATGGACCTTAAAGCGCATGCTTGAGATCGCTACATTCTCTCTCACACGTTCATTTTGCCAACAACAGTTATGACATATTAACAAATCTGTATGGGAGAAAAGATCAGTGTAATCTTAAATGTTTCATCAACTGCTTGCATTATTCTATAGTCGCTCGATTGCTTCAGGATTTTTGTAATATGAAAATTGTCGAGTTTCTCGTTTGCCTGAGAGATATTTTAGTTTAACCAATCAGAAAACaagaaataaattaacaaaaaggaaattaaacAACCACTGCACATGGGATGAGAAAATAGCATAAAACACTTAACGttacttttccttttttctttttctttttttttttttttttttttacttttccttTTTTCAGCTGCTCTTTAGTTACTTTTCTCTTACGTAACCTTTTAACAAAAACGCAACACCAAagaaggaaatttttttttaaaatggaaactCATTTGCTATTAAATACCACTCACTACTCATGCaacaaacaacaacacaaaCTAAAGAAACATAGCACTGACTATTCCTACGATTTACGACATTCATATACCCGAGCTCTACGTTGTCTACCTCTTTGCTTCCTTCTCATTCTCAACCcaactctttctctctttctcgcTATGTTTCTGGTATCCTCGGTTATTCCAATGGACATTGCAAAGTCGAAGGCTTCAAACACAAGCGACTCTTACTTACCTCCCAAGAAACGGATGAGACTCAGCGAACCACCCACCGACAAAGCACCAGTTTCCACTGCTATAAAGAGGGTTTCGTTTTCAGACGGCACAAAATATAAAGGAGTGGTTCCGCAGCCTAACGGTCGTTGGGGAGCTCAGATTTACGTAGACCACAAACGGATATGGCTCGGTACTTTCAGTTCGGCTGCTGAAGCCGCCATGGCTTTCGATAGCGCTAACATCAAGCTTCGAAGCTTTGACACTAACTCGGAAAGAAACTTCCCATGGTCTGATTTAACGGTCCAAGAACCGGTGTTTCAAAATGGCTACACAACAGAAGCTGTCTTGAACATGATCAAAGACGGTTCTTACCAACGCGAGttcattgattttctcaaaaCCCGGTCTCAGGTTGTCGTGGGATTAAAACAGAACCGAAGAGATGAAGAACCCAACAAGTGCTTCTCATCCAGGCAACTTTTTCAGAAGGAACTGACAGCGAGTGATGTTGGGAGACTCAACAGGCTTGTGATACCGAAGAGGTATGCGGTGAAGTATTTGCCTTTCATAAGCGAAAGAGAAGAAGGCGAGATAATAGACGATGTTGAGGTTGTGTTTTATGACAGAGAGATGAGACCATGGAAGTTTAGGTATTGTTACTGGACTAGTAGCCAGAGCTTTGTCTTCACCAGAGGATGGATCGGTTTCGTCAGGGAGAAGAGCCTCAAGGAGAAAGATGCGATCACTTTTTACACTTGTGATGTTCCGACATTAGAAGGTCAAAGCAAAAAGTTCTCGATGATCGATATCCATCGCTTTTCAGACAACGACTCCGTGGTCACTGATGATGAGGAAGTAAACAAGACAGTTCATAATATTTCTGATGATGTAATGAAACCAGAGAAGTTCTTTAACTCGAAGTTGGGAGAAGAAGAGGACAGAGGAGGGTTTATGTTGTTTGGTGTAAGGATCCaatagtttaaagaaaatatatgtaGCATGTcatcgaaaataataaataaaaaattggaaaCAAAACACAGTTATAACGGTATTGTGTAaacttaattttcaaaataattaaaggcCTAGTctatcttctctcttctctctcacttCCACaaacaaaatagtaaaaatCTGTTAGAAAAGATACTTTTATGGCACGCTATatccaaaaaacaaattatatttctGACATGGTCAAGGATCATAACCATGTAGTAAATGATCAtcatactaaaccaacatgagagATGGATGATCAGTAAGAAGCAGAGCGTAATTGGTCTCGAGTGCCATGGAGAAAATGCGCCACCCTCCAAGACTTACCTTCACAGCTCTCACGTATTCAGTATTTGTGTAGGTACAACTCAATTAAATAGATTAACAAAATTGGCGTCAACtataaaatttgagaatacaCCTGAAACAGAGGAACTAACAAAGATTTAGAAGGTTCCTTTTAACTATTAAGAAATTGGTTGAGCAAGAGAGCAGGGATATATATCACTAAGTCatgttttattgttattttgtaCGTATAAGTATAAGGAAATTAATGACTTAGTGATAGAATGataatttgttttatgttttataaattatattttcttaaccgaagtaaaagaaattaaaaaccaaaccaaacttatTTCGATTTGACTTCTGTTAAAATATGCATAGAACCAAACAAACCTTTCGAAATGTTAagtttctttatcaaacaaaattattaGTATAGCCTatcaaaacaacaaacaaataaaGGAAGTAGTATCATTtatcttttgtcaaaaaataaacaaataggaAGTAAAAATATTCAACGACATGGGATGATATTTTTTTGCTAATGACCTAATTTATCTCGTTAACGGCAGTgagatttgtttttgtaaacGGCGGTGAGATTTGTTTTTGTCacaaacaaatacatcaattttAATGACAACAATTAAAAAAGGTAAATAATTTAGCCGTCTTCAGCAATAAGGAAACTTTATAAATACCCATATCTTCCGTCAACAAATTATAGAAACAACAACAAAcgaaaaaaggaaattaagtaCTTGCAGAACACTCTACCACAATTTTCGATCCTACAAATATTTATCTCAATTCACTTTCTTCCTTCAGTTCCATCTTTAtctcttttatttgttttcttttggttCTCTCTGTGACTGTGTTAGCGTCATGAACACGGAAGACGCAAAGACGGAGAGTCCAACAGTCTCAAGCGGCTGTTTCTTGCCTCTCAAGAAACGCATGAAACTTCATAACAACCCACCAAACAATGCCCTAGAGGTTGTGGTTTCAGGCAGTGCGAAGTACAAGGGAGTGGTTCAACTACCAAACGGTCACTGGGGCGCTCAGATATACACAGACCACAAAAGGATTTGGCTCGGCACTTTCCGATCCGCTGCTGTAGCCGCCGCGGCGTACGATAGCGCATCCATCAAGATCCGTAGCTACGACGCTAACGTGCACCGGAACTTCCCTTGGAGTGAGTACACGGTCCACGAGCCGGCCTTTCAAAACGAACACACGACCGAGGCAGTGTTGAGCATGATCAAAGACGGTACTTACCAACGGAAATATAGAGAGTTTTTCAAGAAAGTCCAGTCCAAGATTGGTGGGAGATACAACATGGTTGGACCAAAAGAAGATCAAGAATCAAAGAAGGGTTTCTCGTGCACGGAGCTGTTTAGGAAGGAACTGACGCCAAGCGATGTTGGGAAGCTCAACAGGCTTGTGATACCTAAGAAGTATGCGGTGAGGTATTTGCCTTTGTTAAGAGATGATCAAAAGGAGAGAGAAGAGGGTGAAATAGTAGAAGACGTTGAGGTTGTGTTTTATGACAGGGCGATGAGACCGTGGAAGTTTAGGTATTGTTACTGGAGAAGTAGTCAGAGCTTTGTCTTCACTAGAGGTTGGAATGGTTTCGTCAAGGAGAAGAGCCTCAAGGAGAAAGATGCGATAGTCTTTTACACTTGTGATGTTCCGACGTTAGAAGGTCAACGCAAAAAGTTCTTGATGATCGATGTTCATTGCTCTTCAGATGAAGGTTATGCTGTATGTGATGAGGAAGTAAACGAGACTGTCCATAACAGTTCTGAGGGAGGAGTAAAAACAGAAGAAACCAAATCAGTGGAGAACAAGGGAGGGTTTATGCTGTTTGGTGTTAGGATTCAATAGCCACCTTTTATTCTATAACTAaactagagtttttttttgtttagatgtCACATGGTACGTTTTTGAACTTCGATTCTTAATAAGATTGGTAActaatataaaagtataaaaccaTACTGATTCAGTTGGTAACAGAACTCTATAAATCAAATCATCTTATCATTggtttcttaatatatatatatatatacgaataGAAGGGTAAAATACGAAGTTTGATACCACTAGAAAGATCTTTCTTGGGAGGTCAGATGTCAAATTGCAAATTGAGACACTGCGAATAGATCCAAAAATTAAAGGAAATTCAACAAAACATCAGATGAAATAGTGAAAGTTGTTTCATAAATCATTGTGGTTTGTGGATTTTTTATTAAGCcgcataaaacaaaaaataaatggaaacggataaaattttaaaatataaaattgaaaattatgaattattttcttataaaaaaaataaaagttcaagatgccgttttttttttttttccgccaagttattttttttattaataaagggGACTAAGCCCAACAACAAGTACCGGGCCAAAGCCCAAACAACTACTAGACTTAAAGCCCATCACGAAAGGGCAAACACAAACCAGCTAAACGGACCTACGGCCCAAACCGAAAGAACCCCACTACGCGGGCCGGACGCGTCCTTGCTGACCCATGCGTCAAGGAAACTGGACGCGTGTTGAGATCTCGTCGTCAGCGCGACACGCGTCACCTATGCCTCGACTTGACCATCGCCGCATCGGAGCACCACCGGAACACCACCACCATACACCTCGTTTCGTCGGAGCTTCAATACCGAAAGCCTCCACCGAAACCGAACTTTTTTCCAACGCTTTACCATTCCGCGGAGAGCTTCATCAAACTCTTCTAGAACTCATCCGCCAGAAGGACACCGCGAGCCACTGAAACCCCACCACCAGAAACCACAACGCAACTTCACACGCTACAAACTAGTAGCCACAACCCACAAAACAACGGGTCTCATAACCGACAGGGCATAGCTTTGAAAGCCTCCACCCTCGGAGCCAAGAGCCGGCGAAGACGGAGCTGAGTAAGTCTCCTCTTCCCGGGAACTGAGGCCGGAGTCGGTGGATCTGCGtaagcctccacctcccggagAAAGGCCGGCGACGACGGAACTAGGGTAGTTTCCATGTCCCGGAATCAACACCACTGAACGACGAACCAAATTGCTCACGCCAGCACCTAACCCGACCGCGTCTTTCCTCCAGACGCTAAACCATCGTAGAACGATGACTCAGATCCAGAGCTTAGACAAGGCGATCGTTGAAAGGCggcgaagaagaaagaaaataagGGAGCTTGAAGGAAGAAGACGGCCTCCGGCGACGGCACGGACGTTCACGCACCGTCCGTACGCCGGGCCCTAAAAcgagatctactttctctctctctctctctggaagCTGAGActcttgttttgtttattgaCGGAAGTTCAAGATGCCGTTTACATTCGGTAAAAATTTATTGACTGGTAAAGAAACTGtaaaaacttttgttttgtttatttatttattttattcttaaatttTTGAATGGTGGAATTGAATAGCATAATgtcttgtttattttatttatatgaagaggaaaaaaatgtcataaatttagtaaaacaaaatcacaaataAAGAGATATATCATGTAAGAGTTTTTACCATCAACCAtctgaaaaaaagaagaaaattacgacaaaaaataaagaaatgaatTAAAAAAGGTTCTTTTCTTGGTTTCTGGGGTTGTCTTTACGTAAACGAAGCAAAGTAATCTAATGAGCAAAAGCGGCAACCCACCATAAAAATCTAATTGTATATTTCTCAGTTTTCCAGAATCAgatctctctccatctctctctctgccCCTAACGGTGAGTCCTCCTTTCTTATCTAACTTTCATTCTTTCACACACGTGTTTATGCCATTCTGCGTTAGGTAGATGGATCCAACACCAAGTTTCTGATTGAAAGTTGTTTGCTTTAGTCGTGTTTGGTGTTCATACTCATCTGGGTAATCATAAAAAATCAAACTTTACATCTTCATTTCTCCATCTGATTGAATAAGTTGTTTGCTCTTCCGAATCTGTGTTTCTTGATCCATAATTTTGGTGATATATTAGATCGAATCAAGACTCTTCATTTTAGCTCGTTTTCAAGTTTTGTTATCTTCCCTGagtaaaagattttttttctctgtttctcttgATATGGTTCTTGGTTAAATGAAACAGCTTTGGAGTTTATTTGATTCTTGActaattgagttttttttttgttttttgtttggaatgCAAGTATAGGCTTTTCTTGCTAGTTTGAGATTGTTATCATGGAAGGAGTCATTGTGAGGAGAGTTATACCATCTGACAACAGTTGTCTCTTCAACGCAATCgggtaataataataataagcttcttttttttagtcAAGAAGAGATGTTTTGAGGCTTGTGTTTATGTTTTGAGGattgtccttttttttttgtttacagttAT
This genomic interval from Brassica napus cultivar Da-Ae chromosome A6, Da-Ae, whole genome shotgun sequence contains the following:
- the LOC125610093 gene encoding AUGMIN subunit 4; translation: MVKALQGAAQNLPADVNQLIDQLERHCLAPDGSLVTKSAYYDLQLAREEMSRERLRYLEAMAIYCEAAAMVEEYQQALSVANHGGSRDVQGLYPQLGLKNSPQVYETLEHRLVVAEAAQKLRLPLISDDGEIHEEEIEKWSMLSRSSLDSASTSFTISSASNSVNYPNSSANSVAFGAADTDGVGGVPNRFLGITPAYLSYVQLQNTMSMDMADYQMFLAREIEGRLKDKCDKLADAIVDDTDSSTGNQNSSARLPERVKFIIEEIEREEAALREDLYSADRKFAEYYNVLEQILGVLIKLVKDLKLEHQHKYDEMQKTWLCKRCETMNAKLRVLEHILLLETYTPESIPALHSIRNYLVEATEEASAAYNKAVTRLREYQGVDPHFDTIARQYHDIVKKLENMQWTIHQVEMDLKAHA
- the LOC125610094 gene encoding AP2/ERF and B3 domain-containing transcription factor At1g50680-like, with protein sequence METHLLLNTTHYSCNKQQHKLKKHSTDYSYDLRHSYTRALRCLPLCFLLILNPTLSLFLAMFLVSSVIPMDIAKSKASNTSDSYLPPKKRMRLSEPPTDKAPVSTAIKRVSFSDGTKYKGVVPQPNGRWGAQIYVDHKRIWLGTFSSAAEAAMAFDSANIKLRSFDTNSERNFPWSDLTVQEPVFQNGYTTEAVLNMIKDGSYQREFIDFLKTRSQVVVGLKQNRRDEEPNKCFSSRQLFQKELTASDVGRLNRLVIPKRYAVKYLPFISEREEGEIIDDVEVVFYDREMRPWKFRYCYWTSSQSFVFTRGWIGFVREKSLKEKDAITFYTCDVPTLEGQSKKFSMIDIHRFSDNDSVVTDDEEVNKTVHNISDDVMKPEKFFNSKLGEEEDRGGFMLFGVRIQ
- the LOC125610095 gene encoding AP2/ERF and B3 domain-containing transcription factor At1g50680-like — encoded protein: MNTEDAKTESPTVSSGCFLPLKKRMKLHNNPPNNALEVVVSGSAKYKGVVQLPNGHWGAQIYTDHKRIWLGTFRSAAVAAAAYDSASIKIRSYDANVHRNFPWSEYTVHEPAFQNEHTTEAVLSMIKDGTYQRKYREFFKKVQSKIGGRYNMVGPKEDQESKKGFSCTELFRKELTPSDVGKLNRLVIPKKYAVRYLPLLRDDQKEREEGEIVEDVEVVFYDRAMRPWKFRYCYWRSSQSFVFTRGWNGFVKEKSLKEKDAIVFYTCDVPTLEGQRKKFLMIDVHCSSDEGYAVCDEEVNETVHNSSEGGVKTEETKSVENKGGFMLFGVRIQ